Within Prinia subflava isolate CZ2003 ecotype Zambia chromosome 10, Cam_Psub_1.2, whole genome shotgun sequence, the genomic segment TGCTGCacttgggctgggctggcatcCCAGGAATccttcagaattttcttttttcctttggaacaTGTAAGCATCTTTTTTTATGACATCTGTCCCTTTTAATAAGCCCCTTTCGTCTAGACCAGTTATCCTGGGTGGGCAAAGTTTGACTGTTTCAGCTATGAATTTTTTATAAATGTGTATAAATGCTTCAGGTGCCTCAACTAGTTTTCAGAAAGGCTGTCAGCAGTTTAGCTACAGCaagtttgatttttaatttgtttctttaatgCACTATTTTTAGTTCTGTTTAAGCTGTTGCGAGTGTTGTTCAGGTTTCGGCCTCGCTGTTTTTGAGCTGGAAGGGGCTGATTTGTTAGCCCCGGTACCTTCAATGCTGCTGTGTAATATTTGCAGGCACCTGTAGATGGTGATGCACTCTGCTCCATGCCTGGGCTGCTTCCCCCTCCCATCCACCTGGACCACGGAATTACCACGCTGGATTAACTCTATTTATGAtccttacttttatttttctgagcaTGTGGGATAACCTTGAAATCCTTTCTATTTCCAAAGCATTTAGGCCTCGGTCTCAGTTGGGACGCCAGGACAGCGGGCGGCAAACACAGCCTGGCCAGCCGTGCTGATTCACCCGCTGCTCTCCGATTTCTGTGTCCCCTTTGAAAGGACACCGAGGACCCGCTGCCATTCGCGTGCCTGCCAAACCTCCGCCGAGCCGCTGGGCTTCTCAAAAAGCAGATTATTGCCCTTgcccgggcagtgccaggcagggcgGCGGTGTCCGGGAGCCTCCCCGCGCTCTCCGCGGCTCCTtcccccggcgggcggggccgggcccggggcggaGCCGGAGCCTCTGCGGCGCCCGGGCTTGGCTTTGtccccgcggccgggccggcgcAGCGACTGGGCCCGCGGTCAAGGAAGTGagctcggcccggcccggctcggctcggctcggctcggctcggctcggctcggcgcggctcggctcggctcggctcggctcggctcggcccggcccggcccggcccggcccggctcggctcggctcggctcggctcggctcggctcggcccgCTGCGCTGCCATGGGCCAGGGCCGGCTCCCGGCCCGCCGCGGGCTCGGCTGCTgcgcgctgctgctgctgctgctgctgggcggCTCGGGCAGCCCCGGGACaccgccgcagccccggggaCCCTGGGCACAGGAGCCGGGAGCCGTGCCCGAGGGGGGGccgtggggcagggggaggtaCGAGGCCGTGAAGAAGCACTTGGGAGCCGTGGGTGCTCTCTCCAAGCAGTATTGGCGGTACCTGGCGTGCAGGGTGTGGCAGGAGGGCtgcgaggaggaggagaagcagcgAGAAGAAGGCGAGGCCGGTCCCATCCCAAGTAAGCGCCTTGCTCCGTTCCCCCCGTGTTGTGTCTGTGCCgctcctcagcagcagggcCGGACACGCTCTGTGCCGTGCCCGCGGGTcccgcggcgctgcccgcccttccccagggctgctgccccgGGATCGCCCTCCTTGGCATGGCCCGGGCCGAGGGCAGCGCCCCGGCACTTCTCGGGCGCTCGGAGCCATCTCGGGCCCGTCTGGAACCCGTCTGGACCCAGCTGCTGCCGGTTCCGAGCTCAGTGTCCCTCCCCACAACCCGGGCTGCCCTCAGGGGCACGGCTGAGTCCAGGcgagcagagctcagctgagcGAGCGTCTGCTCAAACTGTGGAAAAGCCGCTTCCCTGGAACCTCTCTGCTCAGACTGCTCTCGTTTGCAGGCTGGAGCTTTCCTCTGGTGGGCCAGGATTACCTGGAGATCCTCTCTGCCTGGTACTGCAGCTTTGGCAAGTGCTGCGAGACAGGAGACTGCAGGATAATCAACAACATCACAGGTAGGGGCTGTGTTGCTGGTGTGGCTTCTTTTGAGGGGCTTTTCCCGTTAAAGTGTATTCTAGAAAGTGATGTTAGTACAGGGCTTTTCTGAGCAGGGTGCTGAGCTGTGGGAGGGTGAGAGGCTGAGCTCAGTCCTGTGTCCCATTTGAAGTTCTGAGACCAAAGAGAGTTTGTCCCTCGCTGCACAGTGTATCTGCTCCAGCTTGCCGGgagccctgcctgcatcccACAGCTTCCAGgcacctgccctgggctccacGCTGGCCCAGGACCCTGCCCTCGGTCAGGAGGGCACACTGAGACCTGTGTGTGCAAGCCTTGAGTAGGTGTCTTTGTGTTTTGCTGTCCCTGAGACTCCTGGTGGGcaatccctgtgctgggagcttgGGAGGGCCCAAGGCATCcgtgctctctgcagctgccaaacATCTCCGCCTCttcctaaaggaaaaaaggagtcAGTGGAAGATTTGTGTCTTTCTGGGGCCGGAGGCTGATgtgggcagggcacaggcagcctgTGGCTTTAATGCCCTCTCAGAGCCCTGTcagccaggcagccctgccacGTTTTCTCCTCTTGTTGCAGCTGCAgtagctgtgctggcagctgaaggctgagctggtgctctctctgtgcagggctggaggcagacctcagccagcagctccacggGCAGCACTTGGCCAAGGAGGTGGTGGTGCGGGCGGTGCGGGGCTTCCTGCAGAGCCCACGGCCACAGAAGGCTCTGGTCCTGTCCTTCCACGGCTGGTCTGGCACGGGGAAGAACTTTGTGGCTCGGATGGTGGCCAGCCACCTGTACCGGGACGGGCTGAGGAGCGACTGTGTCAGGGTGTTCATCTCCCTGCTGCACTTCCCGCATCACAACTACATGGACTCCTACAAGGTGAGAGCTGACAGcagtgggctgggctggagtttgtgcccctgtggggctgtgccttGGATTTGTGAGTGAAACTGGGGCCCACAGCACTGTCCTGGTTACTGCCGAGCAGGGATTGCAGTCTCAGGGCTTCCCCCCTCTCGCACTCAGCCCCTGAGGTCACTAGGCTGAGGTGTACAAGAAGTTTGGGACACACCAAGGGGCTGAGCCCTAGAGCCAAAGGGATGTTCCATGTCATTTACTGTCATGCTCAGGAAcgaaggctgcagggagggggtttgggggctgGAAGTTATTGCTCAGACACTGGCTGGACATCAGTCTGTTTGTGGCAGGGTGGGTGGCTGCCTTTGCACCACTtgatttctttcctctctccttcacTTTTTAAACTAATTCATCCACCTGACTCGTTTTCCTGCCCTTGCTGTTGCTGTCTCTGCCTGTCCCGCGGGgtgggaggggatggagctcggctgggctgtcccagggctgctgaCGCTGCCCCACTGTGCGCAGgcccagctgcagaggcagATCAGCGAGACCCTGCAGCGCTGCACGCAGGCCCTGCTCATCTTCGACGAGGCCGAGAAGCTGCACTCCAGCCTCCTGGATGCCATCAGGCCCTTCATGGCTCAACACGACAGCAAGGGCCAGCAGAGatccatcttcctcttcctcaggtGATTCCTGGTCCCCTGAAGGGATAGGGAGGATCCAAGGGATGGTGTTTATCCCCAGAGGTGTGTGATACaagggctgaggctgcaggggagggcTCAGGGACCTCTTTCCCTCATGGTGGTTTCCTCCATGTTCAGTTTGGCCTGTGGAtcctccctgggagcaggaggagctgaggtccagctgagctgggacacCTGAGCCAGTGTCTAGACCTGGAGGCAAGGAAGCAGAGCCAGTTAATCCCGTGTCACCCTGCCAAGCTGAGCAGGAGATGTCACActccagggagcagagctggggtgaaAGTCTTGGTGGGAAGTTCCTGTGCACTGGGAGCTGGCAGTTCCCactgcctggctgtggctgcagactGAGGTGCTGTGAGGCTGATCCTGGCATCAGCACAGCCTGGTTTAGTTGGTTCCtttcccaggagctgggcacaAGTGCAACCCAGCACTGTCTCTGGGTGGGATGCAGCTGGAGGGAGAAATGGCCCATCTCAAAACCAGGGTGTGAGGCAGGCACCTGACTGAGGTGCCCCTAAAGAGTGAGAGATCAGCATGCCTTCAGTTTAGGAATTGCAGCCTTGGGCTTGGCTCTGGcaggagctgttcctgctggTTGGAGGTGAGCAGAGCattcctcctccacctcccacCACCCAGGCAGGCGTTCCAGCCTCCAGGCTTGGTGGTTCCCTTAGAGAGGTTTCCCTGCTGTGGGGGACgtgtgtgtgtgcccagtgCCTGTGGAGCTCCCCACACTGTGCCCCCTGCATGGCAGGGGCAGGCCCTGTTGCTCAGCACAGGGTGGACGTGCTGCCAGCGGCACTGGGCTGCCCTTGTGTCCTGCCTGGAGCCACAAAGGTCAGGAATGGGCGCTGTGTCACCCCCTCATGCCAGccagcagaggggagcagggtgCCTTGAACTGCAGCCGTGTGTCATCCCAGAGGTTTCATCATCCCTGTGGCAGTGTGACACTGACCTGCTTTGGGAGGGATGGCTCTGCCCCAGGGTTGCTGTGGCCACTGGCACGGTCCTGCAGCTTTGCCCAGGGGTGGCAGCTGGGGACGGGTGGCACTGGCTGCCTGTCCAGCCCAGTTTGTGCCCAGTTTGGGTTGGGAGCAGGATCAGTGCCAGCTGTTTTCTCCCTGACAAGGGATGGGGGCATGGTGGGAAACAGTGgtggctttttcattttccttgccTTCCGTTTGGGGTCCAGAGCCTCTGACATGAGGATGGGGGTGCAAGATCTGTGCCTCCCACTGCCTCTCTGCCTCCCACCCACACAagctctgcatccagctggtTCCCAGTTCACTGGGGCATTCAGGGCTGGGGGCAAACCCCTCACTGGCACCTGGAGGGGAGCACCATTCCTGGAGCTGCTTTCCAGGGTGAAGAGCTGTCTTGGGACCCTCAACAGCTGCCAGGACCTTCcaaaccccagcacagagctgcccccaTGGATGTCCAGAGGCGTCCTTGGGTGGgaactgtgctgctgctttgtccCGTGGGCAGAGAATGCTTTGCCAAGTCCTGGGCTGACACCTGAATCGCTGCCCTGGACCTTTCCTTCCAGTGGGACTCCTGCCACGTGCTCTGCCCTTTAACCTGGACCTTGTGGTGGCTTGTTCAGCGTTTGGTGTGGAGCCAAGTGTCACTTGCCAGGTCGATGTTTTCCCAAGCCAGGACAGGGgactgagggagagggaggattctgctgcccctgggtctGAGCTGGCAGGAGGGCCGGCAGCTGCATCACTGCCCGTGGAATGGGGCTCTTTGGGAGGAGAGCTGGCTCTCCATGAGCTGAGCCCAGAGAGCAAATCCTCTGTTGCTGGGAGAAGTGCTGGGGCCTGTCTGCAGGGAAggtgctggcagctctcagcagtTCAGCTCAGGGGAGATCTTGAGTGGCTTCcctctgtgtctgcagcaaTCTTGGTGGCAACACCATCAACGAGGTCGCCCTGGACTTCTGGCGGGCTGGCCGGGCGCGGGAGGAgatctccctggagctgctggagcagcgGCTGcggctggagctgcaggaggctgcaggtaACAGCTGGGcttgctcagggctgtgggcaggctgCCTGCAAAGCTGCCCCTCTGCACCATCCCGGCCACTGAGTACCACACAGGGCTGGGCCTGGGGGAGCCCTCGCTGcaccccagcctggggctgttgaCAATGAGAGCCCCATGCCTGGTCTCTGTGAGCGCATGGGGAGGAAGCCAAGAGGCCTCCTGGTCCTCTTCAGCCCTGAAAATGGCTGGGGCAAGAGGCAGCTCAAGGTCACAGGGCAGTACCGAGGCTTCTCGGGGGCTCCAGGTGTCTCTTGGCACGATTCCTGCAGATGCTCCGAGCTCAgggtgctgagcagctctgcacacatGGGTCCCACCACCCACGGCTGGAGGAGCCCTGGGACCCAGGCCTGGCCTCGCAGGGGGGTGACGCTCCCAGGTGAAGCTCCTGAGTTTGCCTTGTCCTGTGTTCTGCTCCAGAGAACAGCTATGCCCACAGCCAGCTCCTGAGAGAGAACCTCATCGACGCCGTGGTGCCGTTCCTGCCTCTGGAGTACCAGCACGTGAAGCTCTGCGCCCGCGACGCCTTCCTGGCCCGCGGCCTGCCCTACACAGAGGCAACGCTCGACCAGGTGGCCCAGACCATGGTGTTTGTCCCCAAAGAGGAGAAGCTTttctctgcacagggctgcaaATCCGTGCCCCAGCGCATCAATTATTTCCTTCCCTGAACGCCAGGTGGGACCCCACGTGTGCTGAAGGCGGTTCTGCGCTCTGGGAGAGCTCTCCTTGCACAGGGTCAGCAGCAGGTGACCCAGCCAGGCACTTGCATGGGGACTCAACAGAGACTGAAACCCTGTGTTACTCCCAGAGCTGTTGCAGGGAAGGAGGTGCATCCCTTACTCCTGGGATGTGGGGACAGCCTGTGCTTGGCTGCGTTTGGAGTCTGTCTGATGTTCTAAGTCCCTTCTTATAGCTGGCAGTAGCCTGAAGGAGTGGTGTGGTTCTGCTGGCAGATGCTGTTCCACATGAGTGGGGACTGGGAATGTCCAAGTCCTTGGTTTGTGGCTGTGGTGAAGGGAAGCCTTGGACAGGCTGGTCCTGTTGAGACAGTGGCCAAAGCCACGTCCCTGTCCCCAGTTTTCTGTGTAACTTCGCAAGATCAGCCAGAACTGTTCTGCTGGAGTTTTTCCCCACTGTTGCTCTCGTGCCTTTCTAAGGTGtctgctgctcagggacacaCGGGACAGGATCACAGTCTGTGCAGGGAGAAAAGGACTGAGTAAACTCCTCTGGAGATGCCAAATCCATAGCTCTCACCTTGGAGTGCCCCCTTCTCACCGGAGTCTTCCGTTGTATGGAAGCAGTGCCGGGGTGAGGGGAACTCCTGCTGCAATTGttttgctgcagggtttggtAGAGAGCCTGTTTCCTTCactgcaaaaccaaaaaggGGAGAGAACTCCTCTGCCAAGGGCAAGGGACAGGTGAGGAGGATGGTGGCTGAAGCATTAGGCTGCAGCTGAATGTGAGTTTTCATGGATGCAGCaaaaacttggggttttttccttccttttttcatttttctcttcagtacATTTCATGCTGTGGTTTTTtggctggtatcagcattattattattattactacaaGGGGCTGTTTGCTGTCTGGGCACTCGCCAGGTGATAAGTGCattgcagcagctcccaaaaaaTTTCGTCAGTGTTACGGGAATCACCCTGTGACCTCTGGGTCGAAATTCCCTTCcaacagggcagtgctggcGAGGAGTGGATCAGCACCTGCCAAGGACAGGGCTTGGCTTCCCGGCCGCCCCCACGGGGGACCTTTGATCTATTTCAGGCTTTGACACATTTTGCGGTGCCAGGGATGAGCAGCGCGACctctgagaagggctgagcagagggacacgtccagccctgcaggctccGAGTCCCTGCTGCCCTCGGGGCTCCGGTACCCAGCCAGGCTTCAAGGCAGGGACGGGCCTCAAGGCAGGGACGGGCTGGCTGCTTTCCAGTgccccccagggcagctggcTGCACCGGCTGTGTGGGGTGGGCTCCAGGCTCTGCTACAGTTCTGCTCAGGCTCTTCTGAGGCCGGGTTTATGGTTAATCCCAGGTGTCAGAACCCTGGGAAGCGTCAGGGGTGATGGCTCCGGCTGGGgccaggaggctgctgcctcACAGGACAGCTCGGGCTGTGTTTGGTCACCTGGGCAGCTTCGCAAGCTGTTTGTTGAGGGTTAGTTGCCAAAAGGTTGTGTGCAAGCCAGGATAAAAGCGGGAGTTTTTCTAAATGCCAAGAAGTGTTCAGCTGCGTTAggctgccacaggctggggtTGCAGGAGGTTGGTGTGGGGCTGGTTTGAGatgggcacaggagcagctctggctgtggctgccagggaGGAGGTGGTGCCAGTGACGAGGGCGAGGcaagagctgctctctgctgggtcACAAGTGTGTGTGTCACACCTGGGCGAGCTCTGatcagccccacagcagccagagctgctctctgacCCCGCCAGGGCAACAGTTTGGTTCTAAATAGATACCGCATAAATAAAGATAC encodes:
- the TOR3A gene encoding torsin-3A; amino-acid sequence: MGQGRLPARRGLGCCALLLLLLLGGSGSPGTPPQPRGPWAQEPGAVPEGGPWGRGRYEAVKKHLGAVGALSKQYWRYLACRVWQEGCEEEEKQREEGEAGPIPSWSFPLVGQDYLEILSAWYCSFGKCCETGDCRIINNITGLEADLSQQLHGQHLAKEVVVRAVRGFLQSPRPQKALVLSFHGWSGTGKNFVARMVASHLYRDGLRSDCVRVFISLLHFPHHNYMDSYKAQLQRQISETLQRCTQALLIFDEAEKLHSSLLDAIRPFMAQHDSKGQQRSIFLFLSNLGGNTINEVALDFWRAGRAREEISLELLEQRLRLELQEAAENSYAHSQLLRENLIDAVVPFLPLEYQHVKLCARDAFLARGLPYTEATLDQVAQTMVFVPKEEKLFSAQGCKSVPQRINYFLP